GCACCTCTAACCACCATATCGTGTATAGCAAAATCAACATCCCTAAAATCTTTACATTCAAATATTTCATACTCTGTTGGTAATTTCCTTTGATCAATCAGATACAATACATCATCTTTAAATTCAATTGTTTTAATCTCTGCCATTTTTAGTCCTCCTTAACTTGTCCATAAGTTTTAAATTTCTCCATCATTCTATCCATTTCTTCATTTGGAATTATAACCGGTTCTCCTATAGCCTTTGTTCTGCAATATAATTCTGCACAATACTCTATTTCTTCGGTAATATTAAAGGCATTAGCTATATCTTTAGCCCCGCATAGGAGACCATGATTTGCCAATA
The DNA window shown above is from Synergistaceae bacterium and carries:
- a CDS encoding fuculose phosphate aldolase (catalyzes the formation of glycerone phosphate and (S)-lactaldehyde from L-fuculose 1-phosphate), with amino-acid sequence YMLALAGKNVRCADYATYGTKELAENAFQAMKDRYAVLLANHGLLCGAKDIANAFNITEEIEYCAELYCRTKAIGEPVIIPNEEMDRMMEKFKTYGQVKED